A window from Henckelia pumila isolate YLH828 unplaced genomic scaffold, ASM3356847v2 CTG_466, whole genome shotgun sequence encodes these proteins:
- the LOC140872502 gene encoding uncharacterized protein, translating to MKAQTLYPGLDGIPQMLATLDVYVSAENRINGEVDWYGVLGVKPTADDETIRKQYRKFALMLHPDKNKSVGADGAFKLVSEAWTMLSDTAKRLAYNLRRGSKGFQQKVPMHNAGSSAPKANRCYDFASRTASVSKTQNNNVKVPSAPTPTPSYQRTDTVLKTQKNNVKVPTMPAPTPSYQRTDTFWTICRRCNMHYEYLKVYLNNTLLCPNCKKAFIASETAPPINFPKVTNQVPQQRQQNLGNHAPSQNVNGLGRNGVTGKESVPGQSDPNSIRYVNHLKNPLSESANVRSMDPSIAAKAASVVQQAQDKLKRAYTESNAPTGWESHMKKKKLDEDVRQYGMSCNVARGHNSFGASSATAGSRIYGVFGMSHQPDSARDLTFVETRNMLMEKARKDISNKLTEWQLEADARPAYKEKYKAKAGEKEIHRSTSKIAKGAGRQVTRSHGDKQTKDPAMAPITVPDPDFHDFDLDRTEGFFGDNEVWAAYDDDDGMPRFYALISKVISRKPFKLRISWLSSRTNTEFSSLDWVSSGFYKTCGEFRVGRYETCKYLNAFSHKVNWSKGLRGSILILPQKGDIWAVYKNWSSDWNKHTPDEVIHKYDMVTVLDDYSEEHGVSVAPLVKISSFKTVFRPNMDPNLIKRIPKEEMFRFSHQVPNHLLTGQESEKAPKGCLELDPAAVPLELIIQGTKEADEAPIETVSEQVTASIEITNSDKITCTKNEAREVNIVEKCLDLPG from the coding sequence ATGAAAGCTCAGACTCTATATCCAGGTCTGGATGGTATACCACAGATGTTGGCTACACTTGATGTGTATGTTTCTGCTGAGAATAGGATAAATGGGGAAGTAGATTGGTACGGAGTGCTTGGTGTGAAGCCCACAGCTGATGACGAAACCATAAGAAAACAATACCGAAAGTTTGCCCTCATGCTGCATCCTGATAAAAATAAATCTGTTGGTGCTGATGGTGCATTTAAGCTTGTTTCTGAGGCATGGACTATGTTATCAGATACAGCGAAGAGGTTGGCATACAACCTGAGGAGGGGCTCGAAAGGGTTCCAACAGAAAGTCCCAATGCATAATGCTGGTTCATCGGCACCAAAGGCAAACAGGTGTTACGATTTTGCAAGCAGGACAGCATCAGTTTCAAAGACCCAAAACAATAATGTGAAGGTGCCTTCTGCACCAACTCCCACTCCATCATATCAAAGAACTGATACAGTTCTGAAGACCCAGAAGAATAATGTGAAGGTGCCTACTATGCCAGCCCCTACGCCCTCCTATCAAAGAACTGATACGTTTTGGACTATCTGCCGTCGATGCAATATGCATTATGAGTATCTAAAGGTTTATCTCAATAATACTCTTCTTTGTCCCAACTGTAAGAAGGCCTTCATCGCTtcagagacagcaccgccaatCAATTTTCCCAAAGTAACTAATCAAGTTCCTCAGCAGCGACAGCAGAATCTTGGCAATCATGCACCTAGTCAAAATGTTAATGGTTTGGGAAGAAATGGTGTGACTGGTAAAGAATCCGTACCCGGCCAATCAGATCCAAATTCAATCCGATATGTCAATCACCTGAAGAATCCGCTTTCAGAATCGGCTAACGTACGCAGCATGGATCCTTCTATTGCAGCAAAAGCTGCTAGTGTTGTTCAGCAGGCACAGGATAAGTTGAAGAGAGCATACACTGAATCAAATGCACCTACTGGTTGGGAGTCAcatatgaaaaagaaaaaactgGATGAAGATGTTAGGCAATATGGAATGAGCTGTAATGTTGCTCGGGGACATAATAGCTTTGGAGCTTCCAGTGCGACTGCGGGATCAAGGATTTATGGTGTTTTTGGCATGTCCCATCAACCAGATAGCGCTAGAGACCTGACATTTGTTGAAACACGAAATATGCTAATGGAGAAGGCTAGAAAGGATATCTCCAATAAGCTAACTGAATGGCAGTTGGAGGCAGATGCTAGGCCTGCTTATAAAGAGAAATACAAGGCTAAAGCAGGCGAGAAGGAGATTCACAGAAGCACCAGCAAGATAGCTAAGGGAGCAGGACGTCAGGTTACCCGATCTCATGGTGATAAACAGACAAAGGATCCTGCAATGGCACCAATAACTGTTCCAGATCctgattttcatgattttgaCCTGGATAGAACTGAAGGTTTTTTTGGCGATAACGAGGTTTGGGCAGcatatgatgatgatgatggcaTGCCCCGTTTCTACGCTCTGATTAGTAAGGTGATCTCTAGGAAGCCCTTTAAGTTGAGGATCAGCTGGCTTAGCTCAAGAACCAACACCGAATTCAGCTCTCTAGACTGGGTAAGCTCAGGTTTCTACAAAACATGTGGGGAGTTTAGGGTGGGCAGATATGAGACCTGCAAATACCTAAATGCGTTCTCTCATAAGGTTAACTGGTCAAAAGGGCTGCGTGGAAGCATACTAATCCTCCCCCAAAAGGGTGATATTTGGGCAGTCTACAAAAACTGGTCATCTGATTGGAACAAGCACACACCAGATGAAGTCATACACAAATATGACATGGTGACTGTACTAGACGACTATAGTGAGGAACATGGTGTCTCTGTTGCTCCTCTTGTAAAGATCAGCAGTTTCAAGACAGTATTCCGTCCCAACATGGACCCAAATTTGATCAAGAGGATACCGAAGGAAGAGATGTTTAGATTTTCTCATCAGGTCCCAAACCACTTGCTTACCGGCCAAGAATCAGAAAAGGCCCCAAAAGGATGCCTGGAGCTGGATCCAGCAGCGGTCCCATTGGAACTTATTATTCAGGGTACTAAAGAAGCTGATGAGGCACCAATAGAAACTGTTAGTGAACAGGTGACCGCAAGTATTGAGATTACAAATTCAGACAAGATTACATGTACGAAGAATGAAGCTCGAGAAGTGAACATTGTGGAGAAATGTTTGGATTTACCAGGTTAG